From Deferrisoma camini S3R1, the proteins below share one genomic window:
- a CDS encoding methyl-accepting chemotaxis protein has protein sequence MGETPASAARPRRRILLIERAFQVRFIAKMTAVVVLGTVLTGGILYVLANQEFGRAFYSAHYQARSSWELLLPAVLVSSFVSMTLVAAAATVLTLYSSHKIGGPLYRFRANLRAIGDGDLTLVTRLREGDELQGFTEAMNDMTRRLRERVREARDAAEDLRVALAEAKGVVEAGGRLTAEGLQGVEEASERLRRALGGFRV, from the coding sequence ATGGGCGAGACCCCAGCGTCGGCAGCCAGGCCCCGCCGCCGCATCCTTCTGATCGAGCGGGCGTTCCAGGTGCGGTTCATCGCCAAGATGACCGCGGTGGTCGTTCTCGGAACGGTGCTGACCGGCGGCATCCTGTACGTGCTGGCCAACCAGGAGTTCGGCCGGGCGTTCTACAGCGCCCACTACCAGGCCCGGTCGAGCTGGGAGCTCCTGCTCCCGGCCGTGCTGGTGTCGTCGTTCGTGTCCATGACCCTCGTGGCGGCCGCGGCCACGGTGCTCACCCTGTATTCGAGCCACAAGATCGGAGGGCCGCTGTACCGGTTTCGGGCCAACCTGCGGGCGATCGGCGACGGGGACCTGACCCTGGTCACCCGCCTGCGGGAGGGGGACGAACTGCAGGGGTTCACCGAGGCCATGAACGACATGACCCGCCGACTGCGCGAGAGGGTGCGGGAGGCCCGGGACGCGGCCGAGGATCTGCGGGTCGCCCTGGCCGAGGCCAAAGGGGTGGTCGAGGCCGGGGGGCGTTTGACCGCGGAAGGGCTGCAGGGCGTGGAGGAGGCCTCCGAACGCCTGCGCCGGGCGCTGGGGGGGTTCCGGGTGTGA
- a CDS encoding multiheme c-type cytochrome, producing the protein MRPARSPWVRVGALAVVLGWAGTAAAAGPHAALADPERCGRCHVEVPGPDTPRPYRFRRDIVSLCLECHRDKDLSSLHPVDIRPGTRIPPDLPLDEQGTMTCATCHDPHSPAEADEPYVAEPIARRLLSMLGRGRRHRTYFLRRRNDQGQLCLGCHDRSRLATQAFHVREGGGAAAYAGSGACKECHPRIYAAWRLTPHARMTRDARKDPGAVLGDFDADPPFLRQEVLYTLGSHWTQRYVVEKKGRLYVKAAIWSITQKAWDRSYWIDKPWIPYCAGCHTTGFEPGEPPRWAELGIGCEACHGPGRAHVESGGEGPVVNPAKLAPVRRQMICESCHTTGHDRTGQFRFPVGYLPGRDLTRYFKGLLPKPGQDNTTFAGDESYEDRHRQWLFWVDHFMDARGLTCDICKNFRSQLQETDKPRLTPTEFCLTCHRDTLPATPVHERHMAGGVDCRRCHDPLRTADGTGYSIHDHKFLFQAPPGPPVGPPDRACRTCHAGGAEAKRRGGP; encoded by the coding sequence GTGAGGCCGGCTCGATCGCCCTGGGTGCGGGTGGGGGCGCTGGCGGTCGTCCTGGGCTGGGCCGGAACGGCCGCGGCCGCGGGGCCCCACGCGGCCCTGGCCGACCCGGAGAGGTGCGGCCGGTGCCACGTGGAGGTGCCCGGACCCGACACCCCCCGGCCGTACCGGTTTCGGCGGGACATCGTGAGCCTGTGCCTGGAGTGCCACCGGGACAAGGACCTGTCGTCCCTCCATCCGGTGGACATCCGGCCGGGCACGAGGATTCCCCCGGACCTGCCCCTGGACGAACAGGGCACCATGACCTGCGCCACCTGCCACGACCCCCACTCCCCGGCCGAGGCGGACGAGCCCTACGTGGCCGAGCCGATCGCCCGGCGTCTCCTGTCGATGCTGGGAAGAGGCCGACGGCACCGGACCTATTTCCTCCGCCGCCGCAACGACCAGGGGCAGCTGTGCCTCGGATGCCACGACCGGTCCCGCCTGGCGACCCAGGCCTTCCACGTCCGGGAGGGGGGCGGTGCGGCCGCGTACGCCGGGTCGGGGGCGTGCAAGGAATGTCATCCGAGGATCTACGCGGCGTGGAGGCTCACCCCCCACGCCCGCATGACCCGAGACGCCCGCAAGGATCCCGGAGCGGTCCTGGGGGACTTCGATGCGGATCCGCCGTTCCTCCGGCAAGAGGTCCTCTACACCCTGGGGTCCCACTGGACCCAGCGGTACGTGGTGGAGAAGAAGGGAAGGCTCTACGTGAAGGCGGCCATCTGGTCGATCACCCAGAAGGCCTGGGACCGGTCCTACTGGATCGACAAGCCATGGATCCCGTACTGCGCGGGCTGCCACACCACCGGGTTCGAGCCGGGGGAGCCGCCGCGGTGGGCCGAGTTGGGCATCGGGTGCGAGGCATGCCACGGTCCGGGCCGGGCCCACGTCGAGTCCGGGGGGGAGGGGCCCGTGGTGAATCCGGCGAAGCTGGCCCCCGTGCGGCGGCAGATGATCTGTGAGTCGTGCCACACCACCGGCCACGACCGCACGGGGCAGTTCCGGTTTCCCGTGGGGTATCTGCCGGGGCGGGATCTGACGCGCTATTTCAAGGGGCTCTTGCCCAAGCCGGGGCAGGACAACACCACCTTCGCCGGGGACGAGTCCTACGAGGACCGGCACCGCCAGTGGCTGTTTTGGGTGGACCATTTCATGGACGCCCGGGGCCTCACCTGCGACATCTGCAAGAACTTCCGGAGCCAGCTGCAGGAGACCGACAAACCCCGTCTGACCCCGACGGAGTTCTGCCTCACCTGCCACCGGGACACGCTGCCCGCCACCCCGGTTCACGAGCGCCACATGGCGGGGGGGGTGGACTGCCGCCGGTGCCATGACCCCCTGCGCACGGCCGACGGCACCGGATACAGCATCCACGACCACAAGTTCCTGTTCCAGGCCCCCCCGGGGCCCCCGGTGGGGCCGCCGGACCGGGCGTGCCGCACCTGCCACGCCGGAGGGGCCGAGGCCAAGAGACGCGGCGGACCGTGA
- a CDS encoding peroxiredoxin family protein — translation MKRLVAALCLGFLLVAGVPAAWSLCLEKGQIAPDFTIEDINGNPVSLSSFRGKVVMLAFWASWCPRCMEELAFLQGLYTGHEDEIVVLAVNQETQNLSAKHVAKLKEEIDTLGISFPILLDKDLDVWKSYCINALPTSVILDREGKVRFAEPNYYWASQKKIRKVLGELGVGK, via the coding sequence ATGAAGAGACTGGTTGCCGCGCTTTGTCTGGGATTCCTGCTGGTCGCCGGGGTGCCGGCGGCGTGGTCCTTGTGCCTCGAAAAGGGCCAGATCGCGCCCGACTTCACCATCGAGGACATCAACGGCAACCCCGTGAGCCTGTCGTCGTTTCGGGGCAAGGTGGTGATGCTGGCGTTCTGGGCCTCGTGGTGCCCTCGCTGCATGGAGGAGCTGGCGTTCCTCCAGGGCCTGTACACCGGCCACGAGGACGAGATCGTAGTGCTGGCGGTGAACCAGGAGACCCAGAACCTCTCCGCCAAGCACGTGGCCAAGCTCAAGGAGGAGATCGACACCCTGGGCATCTCGTTCCCGATCCTGCTCGACAAGGACCTGGACGTGTGGAAGAGCTACTGCATCAACGCCCTGCCCACGAGCGTGATCCTGGACCGGGAGGGCAAGGTACGGTTCGCCGAGCCCAACTACTACTGGGCCAGCCAGAAGAAGATCCGCAAGGTGCTCGGGGAACTGGGGGTCGGCAAGTGA
- a CDS encoding TlpA family protein disulfide reductase, producing the protein MRPVLTAVLAAVALVGTAAAEPLFRLLDPGEQVAPFELRDPQGASHRLARAEGTPELLFFWSVYCPNCKEAMPGLVELSRRWQGRGVRVWAVNVDGERFSNAVRSYVRAMELPFPVVYDRLEGETLVAADPLGVTKTPTLYLLDGKGRVVTRQVVEVDYAQLERDLERLLSP; encoded by the coding sequence GTGAGGCCCGTGCTGACGGCTGTGCTGGCGGCCGTCGCCCTGGTGGGCACGGCGGCCGCCGAGCCCCTGTTCCGGCTGCTCGATCCCGGGGAGCAGGTGGCCCCGTTCGAGCTGCGGGACCCGCAAGGGGCGTCCCACCGGTTGGCCCGGGCCGAGGGCACCCCGGAGTTGCTGTTCTTCTGGAGCGTGTACTGCCCCAACTGCAAGGAGGCCATGCCCGGGCTGGTGGAGCTGTCCCGGCGGTGGCAGGGCCGCGGGGTTCGGGTCTGGGCCGTCAACGTGGACGGCGAGCGGTTCTCCAACGCCGTGCGGTCCTACGTGAGGGCCATGGAACTTCCGTTCCCGGTGGTGTACGATCGCCTCGAAGGCGAGACCCTGGTGGCCGCCGACCCCCTGGGGGTGACGAAGACCCCCACCCTGTACCTGCTGGACGGCAAGGGGAGGGTGGTGACCCGCCAGGTCGTCGAGGTGGACTACGCCCAACTGGAACGGGATCTTGAACGACTCCTCTCTCCCTGA
- a CDS encoding tRNA dihydrouridine synthase, whose amino-acid sequence MAGVTDPAFRERLRRNGCRYLFTEMVSAAAVARGNRRTVAYLEAPDRGPDLALQVFGSRPDELAAAADKAAEAGFVHLDLNMGCPVRKVVRSGAGAALMNDPALARACVAALRRGFSGVLSVKIRAGWDATSRNAPEIAALAEGEGADLIVVHPRTRSQGYAGRADWSVVAAVAERVSVPVVGNGDIADARSAVDRLRESGCAAVMIGRGALGAPWVFGQAEALLRGDEMPPAPAPARIGRDLLEQFRDLVRWKGERVAVAEMRKFAAWAARGMPGATAFRRRIQSLPTRAEAEEEIRRFFQVETAGEREAA is encoded by the coding sequence ATGGCGGGGGTCACCGACCCCGCGTTTCGCGAGCGGCTGCGCCGGAACGGTTGCCGTTACCTATTCACCGAGATGGTGTCCGCCGCGGCCGTGGCCCGGGGGAACCGCCGGACCGTGGCGTACCTCGAGGCCCCGGACCGCGGCCCAGACCTGGCCCTGCAGGTGTTCGGCAGCCGGCCGGACGAGCTGGCCGCGGCCGCCGACAAGGCCGCCGAGGCCGGGTTCGTCCACCTGGACCTCAACATGGGGTGCCCGGTGCGTAAGGTGGTTCGGTCCGGGGCGGGGGCGGCCCTGATGAACGACCCCGCCCTTGCCCGGGCGTGCGTGGCAGCCCTGCGCCGGGGGTTCTCCGGGGTGCTCTCGGTGAAGATCCGGGCCGGGTGGGACGCCACGAGCCGGAACGCCCCGGAGATCGCGGCCCTGGCCGAAGGCGAGGGGGCCGACCTGATCGTGGTGCACCCCCGCACCCGCTCCCAGGGGTATGCGGGCCGGGCCGACTGGTCGGTGGTGGCCGCGGTGGCGGAGCGGGTGTCGGTGCCGGTGGTCGGCAACGGGGACATCGCCGACGCCCGCTCGGCCGTGGACCGGCTGCGGGAGAGCGGTTGCGCCGCGGTGATGATCGGGCGGGGGGCCCTGGGAGCGCCGTGGGTGTTCGGCCAGGCCGAGGCCCTGCTGCGGGGAGACGAGATGCCCCCGGCGCCCGCGCCCGCCCGGATCGGTCGGGATCTGCTCGAGCAGTTCCGCGACCTGGTCCGGTGGAAGGGGGAGCGGGTGGCCGTGGCGGAGATGCGCAAGTTTGCGGCCTGGGCCGCCCGGGGCATGCCCGGGGCCACGGCGTTCCGGCGGCGGATTCAGAGCCTGCCGACCCGGGCCGAGGCCGAGGAAGAGATCCGGAGGTTCTTCCAAGTGGAGACTGCGGGGGAGAGGGAGGCGGCATGA
- a CDS encoding helix-turn-helix domain-containing protein: protein MMAEPGAVLVVSPSDWLALRVGRSLGSPEAVVRVPDPQALARYRRQRPFTICFVDARHTAGCEEWPARCRKARPLERFVWVVDPWQPANGGGEAYGYLREPFGPAEVRAWLTRAREEERLAKGDRSLEDHLYDRFQEFLRDLGASPGVRLHDLVWEQLERPLIASVLEWTGGNQTRAARILGIHRNTLRNKIRKFGIAPPPGRGRA from the coding sequence ATGATGGCGGAACCGGGTGCGGTTTTGGTGGTGAGCCCGTCGGACTGGCTGGCGCTGAGGGTGGGGCGGTCCCTCGGCTCGCCGGAGGCCGTGGTCCGGGTTCCCGACCCCCAGGCCTTGGCCCGGTACCGCCGCCAGCGGCCGTTCACGATCTGCTTCGTCGACGCCCGGCACACGGCGGGGTGTGAGGAGTGGCCGGCCCGGTGCCGGAAGGCGCGCCCCCTGGAACGGTTCGTGTGGGTGGTGGATCCCTGGCAGCCGGCCAACGGGGGCGGGGAGGCGTACGGCTACCTGAGGGAGCCCTTCGGCCCGGCCGAGGTCCGGGCGTGGCTCACCCGGGCGCGGGAGGAGGAGAGGCTGGCCAAGGGAGACCGGTCCCTGGAGGATCACCTCTACGACCGGTTCCAGGAGTTCCTGAGAGACCTGGGGGCGAGCCCCGGGGTGCGGCTCCACGACCTAGTGTGGGAGCAACTGGAGCGGCCGCTGATCGCCTCGGTCCTGGAGTGGACCGGCGGCAACCAGACCCGGGCCGCCCGGATCCTGGGCATCCACCGCAACACCCTGCGCAACAAGATCCGGAAGTTCGGGATCGCCCCACCCCCCGGCCGGGGCCGGGCCTGA